The genomic region AGATTAGAAGCGGGTATTTGAAACCCTCACACCAGGAGATGCTATGCAAAACACGATATTAAATACAGAAGTTACGACAATTGATGGGCAGGTGGTGACGCTGGATAAGTACGCCGGAAATGTCCTGCTGATCGTCAACGTGGCCTCAAAGTGTGGACTCACGCCACAGTATGAACAATTAGAAAATATCCAGAAGGCGTGGGGTGAACGGGGCTTCTACGTTCTGGGGTTTCCCTGCAATCAGTTTCTTGGGCAAGAGCCGGGCAGCGAAGAAGAAATTAAAACGTATTGTGCGACAACCTGGGGTGTGACGTTCCCGATGTTCAGCAAAATTGATGTCAATGGCGAAGGGCGTCACCCGCTTTACCAGAAGTTGATTGCGGCAGCGCCGACGGCGGTGGCACCGGAAGAGAGCGGGTTCTATGAGCGTATGGCCAGTAAAGGGCGTGCGCCGCTGTATCCGGACGATATTTTGTGGAATTTTGAGAAGTTCCTGGTGGGCAGAGACGGTCAGGTTATTCAGCGTTTTTCACCCGATATGACGCCTGAGGAT from Citrobacter sp. RHB25-C09 harbors:
- a CDS encoding glutathione peroxidase, whose amino-acid sequence is MQNTILNTEVTTIDGQVVTLDKYAGNVLLIVNVASKCGLTPQYEQLENIQKAWGERGFYVLGFPCNQFLGQEPGSEEEIKTYCATTWGVTFPMFSKIDVNGEGRHPLYQKLIAAAPTAVAPEESGFYERMASKGRAPLYPDDILWNFEKFLVGRDGQVIQRFSPDMTPEDPIVMESIKLALAK